A window of Desulfovibrio desulfuricans genomic DNA:
ATACAAGATGTCTTACATGCTGACTGGCATGATGTCTGGCACTCGCCGCATCCGCCTTTTTTTACTGTGTGATTCAATGTCTGTGTATTTAATGTTTTAATATGTTTCATGTCCTGTCCTCCTAATCTTATAACATTATTACGCTCATAAAATTATAGCACAGTATGCGCCATTTTTAAAGAGTTTTTTAACTACTCTGCAAGATTGAGAAATGATT
This region includes:
- the scfA gene encoding six-cysteine ranthipeptide SCIFF; protein product: MKHIKTLNTQTLNHTVKKGGCGECQTSCQSACKTSC